The proteins below come from a single Halothiobacillus neapolitanus c2 genomic window:
- the metK gene encoding methionine adenosyltransferase — MTVHREPVHFFTSESVAEGHPDKIADQISDAVLDAILRKDPHARVACETLVKTGFVVLAGEVTTSAWVDLDELVRKVIVDIGYDSSELGFDGNTCGVLNAIGKQSSDIAQGVDRMVAEEQGAGDQGLMFGYATNETDVLMPAPITYAHRLVQRQAEVRKSHTLSWLRPDAKSQVTFRYKKGKPVGIDAVVLSTQHGPEVSQKDLREAVMELIIKPTLPADWLDEKTKYHINPTGNFVIGGPVGDCGLTGRKIIVDTYGGMARHGGGAFSGKDPSKVDRSAAYAGRYVAKNIVAAGLADRCEIQVSYAIGVAEPTSISIDTFGTGKISDQRITDLVRAHFDLRPYGIVRMLDLIRPIYQKTAAYGHFGREDADFTWEKTDKADALRADAGL; from the coding sequence ATGACCGTGCATCGCGAGCCTGTTCATTTCTTTACTTCCGAATCCGTGGCTGAAGGCCACCCAGACAAAATTGCCGATCAGATTTCCGATGCGGTCCTGGATGCGATCCTGCGCAAGGATCCGCATGCGCGCGTGGCCTGTGAAACCCTTGTGAAAACTGGTTTTGTCGTGTTGGCGGGCGAGGTAACCACCTCAGCCTGGGTGGATCTGGATGAGCTGGTGCGCAAGGTCATTGTGGATATCGGGTACGACAGCTCCGAGCTCGGATTCGATGGCAACACCTGCGGGGTTCTGAATGCGATTGGCAAGCAGTCTTCCGATATTGCACAGGGTGTGGATCGCATGGTGGCCGAAGAGCAGGGTGCCGGTGATCAGGGCCTGATGTTCGGGTACGCCACCAACGAAACCGACGTGCTCATGCCCGCGCCCATCACCTATGCGCATCGATTGGTGCAGCGTCAGGCCGAGGTTCGCAAATCCCATACCCTGTCTTGGCTGCGCCCGGATGCCAAATCGCAGGTGACGTTTCGTTACAAGAAAGGCAAGCCGGTCGGAATTGATGCTGTCGTTCTTTCGACGCAGCATGGTCCGGAAGTGAGTCAGAAGGATTTGCGCGAAGCGGTGATGGAGCTGATCATCAAGCCGACACTGCCGGCGGATTGGCTGGATGAAAAAACCAAGTACCACATCAACCCGACTGGCAATTTCGTGATTGGCGGCCCGGTTGGGGACTGCGGTTTGACCGGTCGCAAGATCATCGTCGATACCTATGGCGGTATGGCGCGGCATGGTGGCGGGGCGTTCTCCGGCAAGGATCCCTCCAAGGTGGATCGATCCGCAGCGTATGCCGGGCGTTATGTCGCCAAAAACATCGTGGCGGCGGGCCTTGCCGACCGCTGCGAAATCCAGGTTTCCTATGCCATCGGCGTGGCGGAACCCACCTCGATCAGTATCGATACCTTCGGTACGGGCAAAATTTCCGATCAGCGCATCACCGATCTGGTGCGTGCGCATTTTGATCTGCGCCCCTATGGCATTGTCCGTATGCTGGATCTCATCCGGCCCATCTATCAGAAAACCGCCGCCTATGGTCACTTCGGCCGAGAGGATGCCGACTTTACCTGGGAAAAAACCGACAAAGCGGATGCGCTGCGGGCAGACGCCGGTCTATAA
- a CDS encoding SPFH domain-containing protein — protein sequence MGTFAIVLLVLAAATIFAGIKQVPQGSMWTVERFGRYTRTLEPGLNLIVPYIDRIGRKINVMEQVLDVSSQEIITRDNAMIKVDGVVFFQVLDPARAAYEVHQLDYAILNLVITNIRNVMGSMDLDEILSRRDDINARLLSVVDEATSPWGTKITRIEIKDITPPQDLVAAMGRQMKAEREKRANILEAEGFRQAAILKAEGEKQSNILQAEGDREAAFRDAEARERLSQAEAFATKTVSEAIAAGNVQAINYFVATKYIEAFQAVATAPNQKVIMLPIEASNMLGSLEGIAELAKEAFKVNPK from the coding sequence ATGGGAACGTTTGCCATTGTTTTGTTGGTGTTGGCTGCGGCCACTATTTTCGCGGGCATCAAGCAGGTGCCGCAAGGCTCGATGTGGACCGTAGAGCGTTTCGGGCGTTACACCCGGACGCTCGAACCCGGTTTGAACCTGATCGTGCCGTATATCGATCGGATCGGTCGCAAGATCAACGTGATGGAGCAGGTGCTCGACGTTTCTTCGCAAGAGATCATCACGCGGGATAACGCGATGATCAAGGTCGATGGCGTTGTCTTTTTTCAAGTGCTTGATCCGGCCCGTGCCGCCTACGAGGTACATCAGCTTGATTACGCGATTTTGAATTTGGTGATCACAAACATTCGTAACGTCATGGGGTCGATGGATCTCGACGAAATTCTCTCGCGCCGCGATGACATCAATGCCCGTCTGCTCTCTGTGGTGGATGAAGCCACCTCGCCCTGGGGCACCAAAATCACCCGAATCGAAATCAAGGACATCACGCCCCCGCAAGATCTGGTGGCGGCCATGGGCCGTCAAATGAAAGCCGAGCGGGAAAAACGCGCCAACATTCTGGAAGCCGAGGGCTTCCGGCAGGCGGCCATTTTGAAGGCTGAGGGCGAGAAGCAATCGAATATCCTGCAAGCCGAGGGTGATCGGGAAGCGGCTTTCCGTGATGCCGAAGCGCGCGAACGCTTGTCTCAGGCAGAAGCCTTTGCGACCAAAACGGTGAGTGAAGCGATTGCGGCGGGTAATGTGCAGGCCATCAACTACTTTGTGGCGACCAAGTACATCGAGGCATTCCAAGCGGTGGCTACCGCACCGAACCAGAAGGTCATCATGCTGCCGATCGAGGCCAGTAACATGCTCGGCTCGCTCGAAGGAATTGCCGAATTGGCGAAAGAAGCCTTTAAGGTCAACCCAAAATAA
- the ahcY gene encoding adenosylhomocysteinase: MQNPNAFKLAIDCKVADITLADYGRKELRIAEREMPALMAIRAKYREAQPLAGARIVGSLHMTVQTAVLIETLVDLGASVRWSSCNIFSTQDHAAAAIAAAGIPVFAWKGETEEEYWWCIEQTITGPNGWTPNLILDDGGDLTGLIHDKHPELLAGIHGVSEETTTGVHRLLDMLKAGTLKVPAINVNDSVTKSKNDNKYGCRHSLNDAIKRATDHLLSGKQALVIGYGDVGKGSAASLRQEGMIVKVTEIDPICAMQACMDGYEVVSPYLNGHNDGSDTCVDKQLLGKIDLIVTTTGNVNVCDAPMLKALKNGAVVSNIGHFDNEIDTAYMRKNWVWEEIKPQVHKIYRETAPGSEPNLDSDNYLILLSEGRLVNLGNATGHPSRIMDGSFANQVLAQLHLFANKFADQPAARKAELLRVEVLPKALDEEVARYMVAGFGGVLTKMTDKQASYLGVEVNGPYKPDSYRY, translated from the coding sequence ATGCAAAACCCGAACGCTTTTAAACTGGCTATCGACTGTAAAGTGGCCGACATCACCTTGGCCGATTATGGTCGTAAAGAATTGCGTATTGCCGAGCGGGAAATGCCCGCCCTGATGGCGATTCGTGCCAAATATCGCGAGGCGCAACCGCTGGCGGGCGCGCGCATTGTTGGCAGCCTGCATATGACGGTGCAAACCGCTGTTCTGATTGAAACGCTGGTTGATCTTGGGGCGTCCGTGCGTTGGTCATCCTGCAATATTTTCTCCACCCAGGATCACGCCGCCGCCGCGATTGCCGCCGCCGGCATTCCGGTGTTCGCCTGGAAAGGTGAAACAGAAGAAGAATACTGGTGGTGCATCGAACAAACGATTACCGGCCCCAATGGCTGGACGCCCAACCTGATTCTGGATGACGGCGGTGATTTGACCGGTTTGATTCACGACAAACATCCCGAGTTGCTGGCGGGTATTCACGGTGTTTCGGAAGAAACCACGACTGGTGTTCACCGTTTGCTCGACATGCTCAAGGCCGGTACGCTTAAAGTCCCCGCGATCAATGTCAATGACTCCGTCACCAAGAGCAAGAACGACAACAAGTACGGCTGCCGCCATTCTTTGAATGACGCGATCAAACGGGCGACCGACCACCTTCTTTCCGGCAAGCAGGCGCTGGTCATTGGCTACGGCGATGTCGGCAAGGGTTCGGCTGCTTCCTTGCGCCAGGAAGGCATGATCGTCAAGGTCACCGAAATCGATCCGATTTGTGCCATGCAAGCCTGCATGGACGGTTATGAGGTCGTTTCGCCCTACCTCAATGGCCACAATGACGGCAGCGATACCTGTGTCGATAAACAGTTGCTCGGCAAGATCGACCTGATTGTTACCACAACCGGTAACGTGAACGTCTGCGACGCGCCGATGCTCAAAGCATTGAAGAATGGCGCGGTCGTCAGCAACATCGGCCACTTCGATAACGAAATCGACACCGCCTACATGCGAAAGAACTGGGTATGGGAAGAGATCAAGCCGCAGGTGCACAAAATTTATCGTGAAACTGCGCCGGGCTCCGAGCCGAATCTGGATTCGGATAATTATCTGATTCTGCTTTCCGAAGGGCGTTTGGTGAACTTGGGCAATGCGACGGGTCACCCCAGCCGCATCATGGATGGTTCGTTCGCCAATCAGGTGCTGGCTCAGCTGCATTTGTTCGCCAACAAGTTTGCCGACCAGCCCGCGGCGCGCAAAGCCGAGCTGTTGCGTGTTGAAGTGCTGCCCAAGGCATTGGATGAAGAAGTGGCGCGTTACATGGTGGCGGGTTTTGGCGGCGTGCTGACGAAGATGACCGACAAACAGGCGTCCTACCTCGGTGTCGAGGTCAACGGCCCCTACAAGCCTGATAGCTATCGCTACTGA
- a CDS encoding NfeD family protein: MPLDTLIWDYWAWFILGVLLVVVEIFAPSSFFLWLGVAAGVVGGISFFMPDIGWPVQIGLFAVLSIVAVLIGRRVFVPNKQATDHPMLNRRGQQYIGRHFTLEAPIVNGVGWVRIGDSRWRVLGPDMPSGSVVEVTSVDSSNLVVAPVTR; this comes from the coding sequence ATGCCGCTCGATACGTTGATCTGGGACTATTGGGCGTGGTTCATTCTTGGCGTGCTGCTCGTCGTTGTGGAGATATTCGCGCCATCGAGCTTCTTTCTTTGGCTTGGCGTGGCCGCTGGCGTGGTCGGTGGCATCAGCTTTTTCATGCCGGATATCGGCTGGCCGGTGCAGATCGGTCTGTTCGCCGTCTTGTCGATCGTTGCCGTATTGATCGGGCGTCGGGTGTTCGTGCCGAATAAACAGGCTACCGACCATCCCATGCTCAATCGGCGGGGTCAACAATACATCGGCCGCCATTTCACCCTCGAAGCCCCCATCGTTAATGGCGTCGGCTGGGTACGAATCGGGGATTCGCGTTGGCGCGTACTCGGGCCGGATATGCCGTCGGGCTCAGTGGTCGAGGTGACGTCGGTCGACAGTTCCAATCTCGTGGTCGCGCCGGTCACAAGATAA
- the bioA gene encoding adenosylmethionine--8-amino-7-oxononanoate transaminase — MMSSNQSWIDRDLAVLWHPCTQMKEHETLPPIPVARGEGSWLYDFDGRRYLDVISSWWVNLFGHANPVINARLKAQLDQLEHVILAGFSHQPVVELSERLVQLTPPGLERVFFADNGASGVEVALKMSFHYWRNQGRAEKTRFIALENSYHGETMGALGVGNIPIFTETYAPLIQPAFIAPSPDCQQAEPGESCADVTERALAAMRALLERVASQTCAIIIEPLVQCAAGMRMHEPAYLTGLRALCDEFEVHLIADEIAVGFGRTGTLFACEQGGITPDILCLSKGITGGYLPLSAVLTTEDIYQAFYCEAPASRAFLHSHSYTGNPLACTAALATLDIFEQNNVIERNRQRGAMIDRLTAPLAELPNIAHMRRCGMIVAMDLVDDRAGNRGKPFPRAERRNQKAYRYALDHEVLLRPLGNTIYWMPPYIMDDDQWQMLADVTFDAVRFAVQD, encoded by the coding sequence ATGATGAGTTCGAATCAATCCTGGATCGACCGCGATCTGGCGGTGCTCTGGCATCCGTGTACACAGATGAAAGAGCATGAAACCCTGCCGCCGATTCCGGTAGCGCGTGGCGAGGGTTCTTGGCTGTACGACTTCGATGGTCGTCGCTATCTGGATGTTATCAGCTCCTGGTGGGTGAATCTGTTCGGGCACGCCAATCCTGTGATCAATGCGCGTCTCAAAGCGCAGCTCGATCAGCTCGAACACGTGATTCTGGCCGGGTTCAGCCATCAGCCGGTGGTCGAATTATCCGAACGATTGGTTCAATTGACGCCACCGGGTCTGGAACGGGTGTTTTTCGCGGATAACGGTGCCTCGGGTGTCGAGGTAGCGCTGAAGATGAGTTTTCACTACTGGCGCAATCAGGGCCGAGCGGAAAAAACGCGGTTTATCGCCCTTGAAAACAGCTACCACGGCGAAACCATGGGCGCGCTTGGCGTGGGCAATATTCCTATCTTCACCGAGACTTACGCGCCCCTGATCCAACCCGCCTTTATTGCGCCTTCTCCCGATTGCCAGCAGGCCGAGCCGGGGGAATCCTGTGCGGATGTGACCGAACGCGCGCTGGCGGCCATGCGTGCGCTGCTCGAACGCGTGGCCTCTCAGACCTGCGCGATCATCATTGAGCCACTGGTGCAATGCGCCGCCGGGATGCGGATGCACGAACCGGCTTATCTCACCGGTTTGCGCGCCTTATGCGATGAATTCGAGGTGCATCTGATTGCCGATGAAATCGCGGTCGGGTTCGGCCGTACCGGCACCCTGTTTGCCTGCGAGCAGGGCGGAATCACGCCGGATATTCTTTGCCTGTCCAAGGGTATTACCGGCGGTTACCTGCCCCTTTCCGCCGTGCTTACCACCGAGGATATTTATCAGGCTTTTTACTGTGAAGCACCGGCCAGTCGTGCCTTTCTGCATTCGCACAGTTACACCGGCAACCCGCTGGCCTGCACGGCCGCGTTGGCGACGCTGGATATCTTCGAGCAAAACAATGTCATCGAACGCAATCGTCAGCGTGGCGCGATGATCGACCGGCTGACTGCGCCCTTGGCCGAGTTGCCCAACATCGCGCACATGCGCCGTTGCGGCATGATCGTGGCGATGGATTTGGTTGATGACCGCGCTGGCAATCGGGGTAAACCCTTCCCAAGAGCCGAGCGCCGTAACCAGAAAGCATATCGCTATGCGCTGGACCACGAAGTGCTGCTCCGTCCACTGGGCAACACAATTTATTGGATGCCGCCGTACATCATGGATGACGATCAGTGGCAGATGCTCGCCGATGTCACCTTTGATGCGGTGCGTTTTGCGGTGCAGGATTAA
- the metF gene encoding methylenetetrahydrofolate reductase [NAD(P)H], giving the protein MHTPLSCEFFPPKSDEGALKLRAVTEQLTSALKPEYFSVTYGAGGSTQDRSFATVQAIQTESGVPAAPHLSCIGSTRASIAAILDQYRALGIKRIVALRGDLPSGMRDPGDFRFASELVAFIREHSGDWFHIEVAAYPEFHPQSANARADLLHFKQKVEAGVDGAITQYFYSIEAYARFLDDCEKLQIMIPIVPGIMPISNYTQLARFSDASGADLPRWLRKRLEAFGDDMDGLRAFGHDVVTGLTSDLVQAGAPGLHFYTMNQAVPVINICRDAGLMPSQPN; this is encoded by the coding sequence ATGCACACGCCCTTATCCTGTGAGTTTTTTCCGCCGAAATCGGACGAGGGCGCGCTCAAGCTGCGCGCCGTTACCGAGCAGTTGACCTCGGCCCTCAAGCCGGAGTATTTCTCCGTCACCTATGGGGCGGGTGGCTCGACTCAGGATCGGAGTTTTGCAACCGTTCAAGCGATTCAGACTGAATCCGGTGTGCCCGCCGCGCCGCATTTGTCCTGCATCGGTTCCACGCGCGCAAGCATCGCTGCCATTCTGGATCAGTACCGTGCGCTCGGTATCAAGCGAATAGTGGCCTTGCGGGGGGATTTGCCCTCCGGGATGCGCGATCCGGGCGATTTTCGTTTTGCCAGCGAACTTGTTGCGTTCATTCGTGAACATAGCGGTGACTGGTTCCATATCGAAGTGGCGGCTTATCCCGAATTTCACCCGCAATCGGCCAATGCCCGCGCCGACTTGCTGCATTTCAAGCAGAAAGTCGAAGCGGGTGTCGACGGCGCCATCACGCAATACTTCTATTCTATCGAAGCCTACGCCCGCTTTTTGGATGACTGCGAAAAGTTGCAGATCATGATTCCGATCGTGCCCGGCATCATGCCGATCAGCAATTACACTCAACTGGCGCGGTTTTCGGATGCCAGCGGAGCGGATTTGCCGCGTTGGTTGCGCAAGCGCCTCGAAGCCTTTGGCGACGACATGGATGGCCTGCGCGCATTCGGTCATGATGTGGTGACCGGGTTGACGTCCGATCTCGTTCAGGCTGGCGCGCCCGGGCTGCACTTCTACACCATGAACCAGGCGGTTCCGGTCATTAACATCTGTCGCGATGCGGGATTGATGCCTTCACAGCCTAACTAA